DNA sequence from the Streptomyces tsukubensis genome:
TGGAAGCACTCCGGGACGATCGACGCCCGGAAGATCGGGATGGCGGGTCACTCCATCGGTGGCGCGTCGGCCGCGCACACGATGGCGACGGACGCCCGGGTGGACGCGGGCATCAATATGGACGGCAGCTTCTTCATCCCGATTCCGGCCGGCGGTCTGGACGGGCGGCCGTTCCTGCTGCTGGGCGCCGGAGACAGCGGGCCGGGCAGCGGTGACGCATCCTGGGACGAGGGCTGGCGGCAGCTGTCCGGCTGGAAGCGCTGGCTGTCCGTACGGGGCAGCGGTCACGGTGACTTCAGTGATCTGCCGGTCCTCACGGACGCGCTGGGGGCGCCGCGCGCGCCGGGCACGCTGCCGGGCGACCGGATGTCCCGGATCAACCGCACCTACGCGGCGGCCTTCTTCGACCGGCATCTCAAGGGGGCGCCCCGCCCGGTGCTGAACGGGCCGACCGCCGCCCACCCGGAGGTCGTGTTCCACGCTCCCTGATCCGTACGGCAGCCGACGGCTGTGTCTCCGGCCCGGCCGGGTGCGGCGCCCTCCGGCGCGGCGCCCGGCCGGGTGCCGTACCGGGGTTACAGTCGGCCGGAAAAGTGGAGCGGCGCTCGTGTCGATCCGGGGCGGCCCCCGTTCGACCTACGGATGAGAGGGTCCGGACCACGGATCCGACGACGCAGGGAGCGGGACCATGAAGTACATGCTGATCATGCGGGCCGACGACGAGGCCTTGGCGACGATGGTGAACGCCGACTTCGACGAGGTCATGGGGACCGTCGGCCGGTACAACGACGAGATGATCCGCGCCGGGGTGCTGGTCGCGGCCGAGGGACTCGACTCCGCCGCCGACGGGGTCGTGGTCGACTACTCCACCGAACCGCCCCTGGTCACCGACGGTCCCTACGGGGAGACGAAGGAGCTGTTCGGCGGGTTCTACATCCTCAACGTGGCCTCGAAGGAGGAGGCCGTCGAGTGGGCCAAGCGCTCGCCGATGACGGGTGCCGGGTTCAAGACCGAGATCCGCCGGATCACCTCCATCGACGAGTTCCCGCAGGACAACGAGTGGATCCGCAAGGAGCGGACGTGGCGCGAGGCCACCGGACAGCTCTGAGCACCCGCCGCTGAACGGAGCGCACCACCATGGCCGACCCCACCGGCCGGGACGCCGTCGCCGCGGTCTGGCGCATCGAGTCGGCGCGCATCACCGGCGCGCTCGCGCGCTGGACCGGTGATTTCGCGCTGGCCGAGGATCTCGCGCAGGAGGCACTGGCCGAAGCGCTGGTGACCTGGCCGCGGGACGGGGTGCCCCGGCATCCGGCGGGGTGGCTGCTGACCGTGGGGCGGCGGCGGGCGATCGACGCCTTCCGCCGCCGGCGGGCGCTCGACGAGCGGTACGCCGCCCTCGCCCACCAGCTCGGCGAGGGCGGCGCGGCGACGGGCGGTGACCCGGCCGGCGGGCACGCGACCGGCGGGGACGTGCTCTGGGATCCGGACCGGGTCGACGACGACGTCCTCGCGCTGATGTTCGTCTCCTGCCATCCCGTGCTGTCGCGGGAGGCGGGGGTCGCGCTCACGCTGCGGGTGGTGGGCGGGCTGACCAGCGACGAGATCGCCCGGGCCTTCCTGGTCCCGACGGCCACCGTGCAGGCGCGGATCACCCGGGCGAAGAAGACGCTGCAGGCGTCCGGTGTGCCGTTCGCGGTGCCGCCGGCCGAGGAGCGCCGGGAGCGGCTGGGGCCGGTGCTGAACGTGCTCTATCTGATCTTCACCGAGGGTTCGTCGGCCAGTGCGGGCGGTGCGGTGCTCCGGCTCGACCTGGCGAGTGAGGCGCAGCGGCTGGCGCGGGTGCTGAGCCGGCTGATCCCCGGCGAGCCGGAGGTGAACGGGCTGCTCGCACTGCTGGAGCTGACCGCGGCGCGCTTCCCGGCCCGGGTGGGGCCGGACGGCGATCCGGTGCTGCTGGAACGGCAGGACCGGCGGCGCTGGGACCGGTCCGCGATCCGCCGCGGCCGCGCGGCGCTCTCCCGGGCCGCCCGGTCGGGCCGGGGCCTGGGCTTCTACGGGCTCCAGGCCGCGATCGCCGAATGCCATGCGGTGGCGCCGTCGGTCGAGGCGACCGACTGGGACCGGATCGTGCTGCTGTACGAGGCCCTGGGCAGTCTGGCGCCCTCCCCGGTGGTCGACCTCAACCGCGCGGTCGCCCTCTCCATGGCACGGGGCCCCACCGAGGCGCTGGCCGTCGTGGACGGGCTGGTGGCGGAAGGTTCCCTGGCGCATTCACGACTGCTGCCCGCGGTCCGGGGCGAGTTGCTGACCCGGCTGGGGCGGCTCGCGGAGGCGCGGGGGGAGCTGGAGCGGGCGGCGGCACTCTGCGGGAACGAGCGCGAACGGGCCGTACTGGAGCGGAAGCTCGCGGACCTGGACGAGGGTGCGGGGTGACGGACGGACCGGGTCTGTGGCGGGCCCCGCGCCGCCGCCGACCAGGCACACCGGGGCCGTCTCCATCAGGTCCGGGCACGGCCGCGGACATCCGGCCGAACCCGCCGACCACGGGGCCGACTCGCCCCCGCCGGGACGGAACGGCCGCAAGCGGTTTGTTCATGGCCCGGTATCGGGCAGGCGGCAGGGGGGCCTCCCGGGCAAAGCCCCTGGCTACCGGAGTGGGTCACGGGGTACGCTCCGCCGTGATGAATACTTCCTCCCTCCGCAGATTGGGGGCCCCGTCCGCGCAAGGTGAGTGCTGATGCTCACCGAGACCGCGTACGAGGAAACCCGGCTCTCCCTCTGGCGGCGCGTACGTGAATTCGCCGTACCGCCCTCCATGATCGAAACTGCTACCGCCCGCCGCGCTGCCGGTGACTGGGCGGGCTCCTGTGCCGCTGCCGGTTTCGACGTCGACTTCCGCATGCCCGATGTGACCCGCGACTACGGCGGGGAACTGACGGCTCGTCTGCGTGCCGATCTCCGTCGGCTCGCGCCCGATCTGCTGCGCTGGCACATGCCGCGGATCGCTCCCGACGGGCTGCTGCGTCCGGGACTCACCATGGCGCTCGCCCGGTACGGCGCCGCGGCCCGCGACGGCACTTCACCGCTGTATCTGGTGGCCCGCACCCCGCCCGCCTGGGCGGACGCCGGGCAGCGGATCGGTCTGGCGCTCTGGGACCCGTCGTCCCGGACCGGTACCGGCCGTGATCCGCATCCCCGGCCCCATCCGCGGTTCCGTTTCGACCTGCACCGTCACCTCTGGGCGGCGGACCGGTCCGGCGAGCTGCGGAGCCGGGGCGGTTCCGGGCCCGGCGGCACACCCCGGGCAGCGCCCCGGGCGGCCGTTCCGCAGGGGCTCGTACCGGCGGAACTCCTCGGCGCCGCCCACCGGTGGGCCGAAGACGCGGCGCTGCTGCTGCACGCCGACGGTCTGCCGCCGGGGCCCGTTGTCGTACGGCTCGGCGCCCGGCGGCGGCTGGTGCTCCGGCCGGAAGCCGGTGCGCTTCCGGGGACACCGGCCGGAAGCCGGATCGCCGTGGCGGGGCGGCGGGCGACCGGGCTGCCGGTCCTGCCCGAAGCGGCCGTCCGGGTGCCTCCCGACGTGGAGTTGCTGCGGGCCGGGCTGGTCGAAGCCGAACAACTGCACCCGCTGGTCGCCGCAGCGCTCGTACCGGGGCACGCATCCACCCGTCGGGCGGTCATGGCCGATGCCGCGGAGCGGGCACGGCTCGTGGAGTGCCGGGGCGAACTGCACCGGATCGGTCTGGTCGACGGCGTACTGAAACCGCTGGACCACGACGCGGCCGAAATCCGCCGGGAGGAGCTGCTGGCCGCCCTGGAGGGCCCGCCACTGCCCTGTCTGCGGGCCGTCGACGAGGCGTATCGCAGCCCCCACTGCCTGGATGACGTCCGTGAACGGCTGAACCACGGCGACGTCGACGGGGCACTGGCCGTGGTACGGGATCTGCTGGGGCCCGAAGCGCTGCCGCGCCACGGTCCGCTGCGGGACACCCTGCTGACGGCCGCGGAACGGCGGATCGACCACGGCCTGTTCCGGGCGGGGCCGGCGGACCACGCGCCCAAGGGCGACCCCTCCCATGTCCACGGCCGCGGCCTCAGCCGCAGCAGATTCCGGCCCCGCGGACACAGCCGCCGCTGACCTCAGCGGCCGGGTCCTCACCCGATTCACCACCGCAGCGGGCTGCTCGAACACACCCGCAGCGCGCCCCTTTTGCACCCTTTTCCCCTTCCTTGCAGGCAGTCTCCCGATGCCCGGCCGATACCCGGTGCCCCCGGACTCCGCCTCCCCACACACTCCAAGGTGATCGAAGATGACCGTTCTCACCCCGCCCCTCCCGGCCGCACCGCCCGCCCGGGGCACCACTCCGGATCACGGTCCCGAGGACACCGGGCTCGCTGTCGCAGGCGAACTCCTTTCGCTGCTGCGCGACTCCACGACCGAGCCCCGTAGGGACGATCAGCTGGAGGCGCTGGCCCTGGCCGTCGCCGCGGATCTGCCCGTACTGCTCTGGGGTGAGCCGGGGATCGGCAAGACCGCCGCTCTCAACGGGCTCGCCGAGCATCTCGGACTGCCGCTGACCACGGTGATCGCCAGCGTCCACGAGCCTTCGGACTTCGCCGGATTGCCGGTCGTCGGGGACGATCCCGCCGTTCAGGGTGTGCCGATGGCCCCGCCGGACTGGGCCGTCAGGCTGGTCCGGGCGGGCCGGGGACTGCTCTTCCTCGACGAGCTCTCCACCGCGCCCCCGGCGGTGCAGGCGGCCCTGCTCCGGCTGGTGCTGGAGCGGCGGATCGGCGCCCTCCAACTGCCGCCGGGGGTGCGGATCGTGGCTGCGGCCAACCCCCGCTCGTCCGCCGCGGGCGGCTGGGAGCTGAGCCCGCCGCTCGCCAACCGGTTCGTCCATCTCCAGTGGGTGCACGACCACGAGGTGGTGATACGCGGAATGGGCGGGGTGTGGCCGCGGATCACGCTGCCCCCGCTGCGACGCGACGGTCTGCCGGAGGCCGTGGACCATGCGCGGCGCGCGGTCTGCGGGCTGCTGACCGCCCGGCCCGAGCTGGTCCACCGGATGCCCGGGGACGGGGTCCGGCAGAGCGGTGCCTGGCCCTCGCCCCGGAGCTGGGAGTCGGCGCTGCGGCTGATCGCCTTCGCCAAGGCGGCCGGATCCTCGCGGGATGTCCTGTCCCTGCTGGTCAGGGGCGCGGTGGGCGACGGGCCCGGACTGGAACTGCTGGCCGGGCTCGACCGGATGGACCTGCCGGACCCCGAGGACCTGCTGGCCGACCCGGCCGGAGCCGTACTGCCGGAGCGGGGCGATCTGCGGCGCGCGGTGCTCGACGGGGTGGTCGCGGCGGTCCGCAACCGGCCGGAACGGGAGCGCTGGAACGCGGCCTGGGCGGTGCTGGCCCGCGCGCTGGAGACCGGGGCCCCGGATCTCGTGGTGGTCCCCGCGACCACTCTGGCCGCCCAGCGCCGGGACGACTGGGACGTACCGGAGACCGTCGAACGGCTGGCGGAGGTGGTGTCGCTCTCCCGGCGGGCCGATCGCGCCGCGGGCACGGCAGCGGCGTCCACGGCCCGCCGATGAGGGCGACGCAGGCGGGACCGGACGCCCCGGCGGTCCTCGACCGGGAGAAGCTGTACGCCGCCCGGCTGCACGCGGCCCGGGTACGGCCCTATCTCGCGACCGCCCTGTTCGCGCTGCATGTGGTGGAGGAACGGCGGGTGTCGACGATGGCCGTCGACCGCTATTGGCGGTGCTATGTCTCCCCGGCGTACGTGGCCCGAAGTTCGCCGCTGGAACTGGCGGCGGTCTGGGTCCACGAGGTCTCCCACCTGCTCCGGGACCACCACGGCCGCGGCGAACGGCTTGCCCGGCAGAAGGGGCTGACCGGCCGGGGCGACCGGCTGCGGATGAACATCGCAGCGGACTTCGAGATCAACGACGACACCTTCGACGACGAACTCCCCTGCCCCGAGGACGCCGTGCAGCCCCGGATGCTGCGGCTGCCGGAAGGGCAGCTGATGGAGGAGTACGTACGGCAGTTCGGGCTCGGGGCGGTGGACGAACGGCTCGTCTGGCTGGACTGCGGCAGCGGCTCCGACGGCCTCGACCGTGAGTGGGAACTGGGGCCCGACGGCGCGGACGGCCTCGCCCCGCACGAGCGGGACGCGGTCCGGTTCCGGGTGGCGGAGGGCATCAATGGCCGGCCCGGCCCGGCCCCGCGCTCCTGGCGGCGCTGGGCCGAGGAGGCGTTCCATCCGCCGCAGCCGTGGCGGGAGCTGCTGGGCTCGGCCGTCCGCTCGGCGGCATCCGGCCCCGGGGTCGGGGAGGACTACACCTACGGCCGGCCCGCGCGCCGCTCGGCGGGCCTCCCCGGGGTGGTGCTGCCGAGCATCCGGCACCGGCCGCCCCGGGTCTCGGTGATCGTCGACACCTCGGGTTCGGTCAGCGACGCCGAACTGGGCAGCGCCCTGCTCGAAGTCTCGGCGATCGTCCGGACCCTGGGCGGCCGCCGAGACCTGGTGACGGTGGTGTCCTGCGACGCGGCGGCCCGGATCGCCCACCCCCTGTGCGAGGCGGAGGGCCTTCCGCTGGTCGGCGGCGGGGGCACGGATCTGCGGACCGGCTTCGCCGCGGCGCTGTCCGCGTATCCGCGACCGGATGTGGTCGTCGCCCTGACGGACGGCCAGACCCCATGGCCGTCGTCACCCCCGGGGTGCCGGACGGTGGTGGGGCTGTTCGCCCGGAGCGGCGGGGCCGAGGACGATCCGTACTACACGCCGGTCCACCCGCCCGACTGGGCACGGGTGGTGAGGATCGGCCCGGTATGAGTCCGTCGCAACGCCGCCCGCACGGCGCGAGGGCCCGGCGAACCGACACCGGCTGTCGGCGCGGACCGTCCCCTTCGAGCGGCTGCGGACGTCGATAGCGTCGGCGCGGTGAACACCGACACGATCACCACCGACTCTGCGGATGCCGAGCGCCTCCGGAACGCCCTGGTCGACCGGATCCGGGCGAACGGACACGCCCGCACCGCAGCCGTCGAGAACGCCCTGCGGGCCGTCCCGCGCCATGTGTTCGTGCCCGAGGCGTCACTCGAAGACGCCTACGCCAACGCGCCGGTGCACATCAAGTACGACACCGAAGGCACCTCCATCTCGTGCGCCTCCCAGCCGGGGGTCGTCGCCCTCATGCTGGACCAGGTCGACCTCCGGCCCGGCGACCGCGTCCTGGAACTCGGCGCCGGAAGCGGCTACAACGCCGCACTTCTCGCGCACCTGGTCGGTGAGGCCGGACACGTCACCACCCTTGATGTCGATGACGACCTCGTGGAGGGCGCCCGCGCCCACCTCGCCGCAGCCGGGATCACCAATGCCGAGGCCGTGACCAGGGACGGGGCCCTCGGATACGCGGAGGGAGCACCGTACGACCGGATCATCGCGTACGAACAGCGCGACGGCCGGTGAGTCTCCCTCGGCAGTGAGATGAACACCTTCATGCCGCTCCGGCGCGGCATCGCCGACGACGACCGCCGTGTCGTCCCGCTCAGCGCCGACTCCACCGTCCGGCTCCAGGCCCCCGCCGGCCAGTACATCGACACCGGCGCGGACGCCCTCGCCCGCGTTCTGGAGCAGCCGCGCACCGAGGAGTGGACCGGGGTGACGGTCCGCGCCATGGAGTCACCGGAATGGATGGAGCTGTTCCTCACCTGCTCTCTGCCCTCCGGACTGATCCGCATGCTCTTCCCCCAGAGCGCCAAGGGCGGCCTGCTGACCGAGGACCCCTACCCCTCGTCCACCGCGGCCGTCGAGAAGGGAGCCGTCACCTACCTGGCCCGGCGGCTGCTGGAGAAGAGGACCCCGGAGGGCGGCAAGCTCTGGGAGTTCGGCGTCATCGGCCACGGCCCCGGCAGCGACGAGCTGGCCGCGACGGTCGCCCGCACGGACTCACCGCCCAGCGCTGGTCGATCCGGCCGACACCGCCGTACGGAAGGCCGACCAGGGTCTGGCGTCGGCCGTCTACAACCAGGCCGCGCTCATCGCCTCCGACCCCGGCCTTCCCGACCTGGCGCACAAGCCGCACGGCGAACTCAGAGCAGCCCTGCGCTCCGGCGGCAAGGTGATCCGGGACAGCCTCGTACTCCAGTGATCGGCGTCGATGGCCCGGCTCCGATCCCGTACCGGATCTGCTGATCCGTTGAGGGAGGTCTCGGAGATCGACTACGCATCCGCTCACACCGGACCCCGCGGCGGGCACGGAAACGCGGTCGGGCCAGGGGGTACGCATTGGATAGGATGCAATCGGCCTGCAGGACCATACCGTCACGCTCCGTGTGCGACCGGTGTGCGGTGACGGGCCTCGCAATCGACTCCATTGCCCGTGCGGCCACCGGGCCCGCGGCGGTAGACACTGGGAGCATCCAACGATGACTCGGCACTTGATCACCAGCGCGCTTCCCTATATCAACGGGATCAAGCACCTGGGGAACATGGTCGGGTCCATGCTCCCGGCGGATGTATACGCCCGTTATCTGCGGCAGCGCGGTCACGAGGCCCTCTACATCTGCGCCACGGACGAGCACGGTACCCCGGCCGAGCTGGCCGCCAAGGATGCCGGGCTGCCGGTGGCCGAGTTCTGTGCGCAGCAGCACGACGCGCAGAAGGCGATCTACGACGGCTTCGGGCTCCGGTTCGACTACTTCGGCCGCAGCTCATCCGAGCAGAACCGAGAGATCACCCAGCACTTCGCCCGCAAGCTCCACGAGAACGGTTTCATCGAGGAGCGTGCGATCCGGCAGGTCTTCTCCATCGCCGACGACCGGTTCCTTCCGGACCGCTATATCGTCGGCACCTGCCCGTACTGCGGTTACGACAAGGCCCGCGGCGACCAGTGCGAGAACTGCACCCGGGTCCTCGACCCGACCGACCTCATCGAGCCGCGCTCCGCGATCAGCGGCAGCAGCGAGCTGGAGGTCCGGGAGACCAAGCACCTCTTCCTCCTCCAGTCGAAGCTGGACGGCGAGGTCGAGGCGTGGATCGACGAGTGCAGCGGCGACTGGCCGCATCTGGCTTCCTCCATCGCCCGCAAGTGGCTGACCGAGGGCCTGCACGACCGGTCGATCACCCGCGATCTGGACTGGGGTGTTCCGGTCCCGGCGGACACCTGGCCCGAGCTGGCCGCCGAGGGCAAGGTCTTCTACGTCTGGTTCGACGCCCCCATCGAGTACATCGGGGCGACGAAGGAGTGGGCGGACCTGGAGCCGGAGACCCGCGACTGGAAGTCGTGGTGGTACGAGGCGTCCGACGTCCAGTACACCCAGTTCATGGCCAAGGACAACGTCCCGTTCCACACGGTCATGTTCCCGGCCAGCCAGATCGGCACCCGCGAGCCGTGGAAGCGGGTCGACCACGTCAAGGCCTTCAACTGGCTGAACTACTACGGCGGCAAGTTCTCCACGTCGCAGCAGCGGGGCGTCTTCACCGACGCCGCGCTGGAGCTGCTGCCCGCCGACTACTGGCGCTACTTCCTGCTGGCGCACGCCCCCGAGTCGGACGACACCTCGTTCACCTGGGAGCTGTTCGCCTCGTCCGTCAACAAGGACCTGGCGGACACCCTCGGCAACTTCGTCAACCGGGTGCTGTCCTTCTCCCGCAAGCGGTTCGGCGACGCCGTTCCCGAGGGGAAGGCGGCGGGCGCGCCCGAGCAGGCGCTGGGCGAGGAGATCGCCCGGCTGCTCGCCGAGTACGAGGGGCAGCTGGAGGCGCGCCAGTTCCGCAAGGCGACGCAGGCGCTGCGGGCGCTGTGGAGCGCGGGCAACTCCTATCTGGAGGAGAAGGCCCCCTGGCTGGAGATCAAGGCCGATCCGGAGGCCGCGGCGCTGACCCTGCGGACCGCGATGAACCTGATCCACCTGTACGCGGTGGTGTCCGAGCCCTTCATCCCGTCGTCCGCGCGGGCCATGCGCGAAGCGTTCGAGCTGGCCGGGGACGATGCGACGTGGGTGAGCGCCGACGAGGCCCGGGCGCTGTCCGCGGTGCCCGCCGGGACCGCGTTCACCGTTCCCCCGGTGCTCTTCGCCAAGATCACCGATGAGGACCTGGAGGCCTGGCGCGAGCGCTTCGGCGCCCAGTAGGCAGACGGAGCGCGGGAGCCGCCGGTCCGGACGGGCCGGCGGCTCCCGTGTTTCCGCGCTCCGGGCCGGGGCCGTAACGGAGGGCGGACGGCGCCGGTCCTCAGCCCATCAGCTCCGCGCAGCCGTACTTCTTCGACCGGCCGTCGCCCGTCTGCACGGTGACCCGGACGGCGTCGGTACGGACCTTTCCGCCGCTGAGGACGGCGCGCGAGCGGGCGATGCTGCACACCAGCTGTCCCAGCAGATTCCGGTCCTCGACCGAGCTCAAGGAGAGGGTGATGTGGGGGACGCTCACGTACACCTGGCCGTTGCTGAGCTTGGCGCCGATGCGGAGGCTGTAGTCGTCGGCCCCCACCAGCGTGGTGAGCCCGGCCTCGGTTTCCGGCTTGTTCGGTCCCACCAGCAGGCCCTTGATGACACCGTTGGGGTCCTCGACGCTCTCGTTCCTGGTCGCGGGGCGGGGGACCGCCTCCAGCCGCCCCTGCTGGGAGACGAAGTAGAGGCGGTGGCCGGTGGTGAGCCCGCCGACGGACTCCCCGCCGTCGAGTACACCGGTGGGGCGGACCCCGCAGCCCGTGAGGAGGGCCGCGGTCAGGACCGTCGCCGTCAGCGCCACGGTCCGGCGCGGCGGTTTCATGGGGTCTCCTCGGGGGCGGGGCGACGGGGCAGCCGCAGGGTGAACACCGCTCCGCCCCCGGGCCGGTTGGCCGCTTCGACGGTGCCGCCGTGCAGCCGGGCGTTCTCCAGGGCGATGGCGGTGCCCAGTCCGCTGCCCTCGGAGCGGGTGCGTGCCGCGTCGGCCTTGTAGAAGCGGTCGAAGACGTGGTCGAGGGCTTCGGGCGGCAGGCCGGGGCCGCGGTCGGTGACCTCGACGGTGACCGTGTCGCCCGCGGGACCGGCGCTCAGGGTGACGGTCACGGGCGGGGCGCCGTGCCGGAGCGCGTTGCCGACGAGATTGGCGACGATCACATCGACGCGCCGCCGGTCGATCCGGGCCGTGATTCCGGGCGGGAGTACGGTCTCCACCCGGTCGGTCCAGTTCCGCAGGGCGAGCGTGGCACGGACGGCCTCCGCGAGATCGGTCCCGGCGAGGTTGAGCCGTGCCGCGCCGGAGTCGAAGCGGGACATCTCCATCAGATCGTCGACGAGCCGGGCGAGCCGGGCGGTCTCGGCGCTGACCGTACGGGCGGCGTGGGCGGTGTCCGGCGGCAGGGAGGACGCGTCCTCGTCGAGGACGGTGGCGACCATCGTCATCGCGGCGAGCGGGGTGCGCAGTTCGTGCGACACATCGGCGACGAACCGTTTCGCCCGTTCGTCCTGGGCGCGGAGTTCGTCGATGGACGCTTCCAGGGCGCTCGCCGCCTTGTTGAAGTCCCTCGCCAGATCGGCCAGCTCGTCCCGGCCGCGCACCCGGACCCGGGAGGTGTAGTCGCCGGCCGCATGCCGCCGGGTGGCCCGCCCCAGTTCGCGTACCGGACGGAGCACGGTTCCGGCGGCCAGCAGGCCGAGGACGGCGGCGAGCAGGACGACGGGCAGGATCCCGTCGCGTACCGCGTCGGCGACGCCCGTCGTGGCGTCCAGCTCCGCCTGCAGGGAGGTGACGGCGAAGACCTCCAGACCGGAAGGCGCCTCCGGGGTGCCGGGGTCGGTGGCATCGAGGGTGACGGGGGTGCCGACGGCGAGATAGGGGCTGCCGCGCCACTCCACGCGCTGGAGGCTCATTCCGTTGTGGTTCTGCACCCGCTGGAGCAGGTCGGGGGTGATCCGGGTCCGGTCGGCGGACCGGTCGGACGCGGCCGTCAGGGTCCGGTACCGGGCCACGACCAGGGTGTCGTCTCCGAGCCCCTCGGCAATGCGGCGCGCGAACCCACTGAGGGAGACCTCGTCGGCGGGGACGTCGAAGTCCGCGACGGCCTGCTCGACACGGTTCCTGAACTCCGTCTGGACCGCGTCCTGTTTCCGTTCCAGCACGGCGTTGCGGGATTCGCGGTACGCGAGCGCGGTGGCGGTGACCCCGCTGACCAGGGCGATCAGGACGAAGGCGACGACGAGCCGGGTACGGAGTCCGCCGAGGCGGCGCAGGGCCCGCAGGGTGGGACGGAGCACGGTCACACCGGCCCGAAACGGTAGCCGAAGCCCCGTACCGTCTGGATGTAGCGCGGCCGGGCGGGCAGGTCCTCGATTTTGGCGCGGAGTCTGCCGACCGCGGCGTCCACCAGCCGTGAGTCGCCGAGGAAGTCGTGGTCCCAGACGGATTCCAGCAGCTGTTCGCGGCTGAAGACCCGGCCCGGGGACGCGGAGAGTTCGAGGAGCAGCCGCAGCTCGGTGGGCGGCAGGGCGATGGCGGTCCCGCGTTTGACGACGGTCAGCCCGGCCCGGTCGATGCCGAGTCCGGCGTGGTCCTCGCCCTGGGCCGACCGGGACGGTTCGGCCCGGCGCAGCGCGGCACGGATCCTGGCCTCCAGGACGGCGGCGGTCACCGGTTTGACCACGTAGTCGT
Encoded proteins:
- a CDS encoding YciI family protein, whose product is MKYMLIMRADDEALATMVNADFDEVMGTVGRYNDEMIRAGVLVAAEGLDSAADGVVVDYSTEPPLVTDGPYGETKELFGGFYILNVASKEEAVEWAKRSPMTGAGFKTEIRRITSIDEFPQDNEWIRKERTWREATGQL
- a CDS encoding RNA polymerase sigma factor, with the protein product MADPTGRDAVAAVWRIESARITGALARWTGDFALAEDLAQEALAEALVTWPRDGVPRHPAGWLLTVGRRRAIDAFRRRRALDERYAALAHQLGEGGAATGGDPAGGHATGGDVLWDPDRVDDDVLALMFVSCHPVLSREAGVALTLRVVGGLTSDEIARAFLVPTATVQARITRAKKTLQASGVPFAVPPAEERRERLGPVLNVLYLIFTEGSSASAGGAVLRLDLASEAQRLARVLSRLIPGEPEVNGLLALLELTAARFPARVGPDGDPVLLERQDRRRWDRSAIRRGRAALSRAARSGRGLGFYGLQAAIAECHAVAPSVEATDWDRIVLLYEALGSLAPSPVVDLNRAVALSMARGPTEALAVVDGLVAEGSLAHSRLLPAVRGELLTRLGRLAEARGELERAAALCGNERERAVLERKLADLDEGAG
- a CDS encoding AAA family ATPase, whose translation is MTVLTPPLPAAPPARGTTPDHGPEDTGLAVAGELLSLLRDSTTEPRRDDQLEALALAVAADLPVLLWGEPGIGKTAALNGLAEHLGLPLTTVIASVHEPSDFAGLPVVGDDPAVQGVPMAPPDWAVRLVRAGRGLLFLDELSTAPPAVQAALLRLVLERRIGALQLPPGVRIVAAANPRSSAAGGWELSPPLANRFVHLQWVHDHEVVIRGMGGVWPRITLPPLRRDGLPEAVDHARRAVCGLLTARPELVHRMPGDGVRQSGAWPSPRSWESALRLIAFAKAAGSSRDVLSLLVRGAVGDGPGLELLAGLDRMDLPDPEDLLADPAGAVLPERGDLRRAVLDGVVAAVRNRPERERWNAAWAVLARALETGAPDLVVVPATTLAAQRRDDWDVPETVERLAEVVSLSRRADRAAGTAAASTARR
- a CDS encoding vWA domain-containing protein, whose amino-acid sequence is MRATQAGPDAPAVLDREKLYAARLHAARVRPYLATALFALHVVEERRVSTMAVDRYWRCYVSPAYVARSSPLELAAVWVHEVSHLLRDHHGRGERLARQKGLTGRGDRLRMNIAADFEINDDTFDDELPCPEDAVQPRMLRLPEGQLMEEYVRQFGLGAVDERLVWLDCGSGSDGLDREWELGPDGADGLAPHERDAVRFRVAEGINGRPGPAPRSWRRWAEEAFHPPQPWRELLGSAVRSAASGPGVGEDYTYGRPARRSAGLPGVVLPSIRHRPPRVSVIVDTSGSVSDAELGSALLEVSAIVRTLGGRRDLVTVVSCDAAARIAHPLCEAEGLPLVGGGGTDLRTGFAAALSAYPRPDVVVALTDGQTPWPSSPPGCRTVVGLFARSGGAEDDPYYTPVHPPDWARVVRIGPV
- the metG gene encoding methionine--tRNA ligase, with the protein product MTRHLITSALPYINGIKHLGNMVGSMLPADVYARYLRQRGHEALYICATDEHGTPAELAAKDAGLPVAEFCAQQHDAQKAIYDGFGLRFDYFGRSSSEQNREITQHFARKLHENGFIEERAIRQVFSIADDRFLPDRYIVGTCPYCGYDKARGDQCENCTRVLDPTDLIEPRSAISGSSELEVRETKHLFLLQSKLDGEVEAWIDECSGDWPHLASSIARKWLTEGLHDRSITRDLDWGVPVPADTWPELAAEGKVFYVWFDAPIEYIGATKEWADLEPETRDWKSWWYEASDVQYTQFMAKDNVPFHTVMFPASQIGTREPWKRVDHVKAFNWLNYYGGKFSTSQQRGVFTDAALELLPADYWRYFLLAHAPESDDTSFTWELFASSVNKDLADTLGNFVNRVLSFSRKRFGDAVPEGKAAGAPEQALGEEIARLLAEYEGQLEARQFRKATQALRALWSAGNSYLEEKAPWLEIKADPEAAALTLRTAMNLIHLYAVVSEPFIPSSARAMREAFELAGDDATWVSADEARALSAVPAGTAFTVPPVLFAKITDEDLEAWRERFGAQ
- a CDS encoding sensor histidine kinase; the protein is MTVLRPTLRALRRLGGLRTRLVVAFVLIALVSGVTATALAYRESRNAVLERKQDAVQTEFRNRVEQAVADFDVPADEVSLSGFARRIAEGLGDDTLVVARYRTLTAASDRSADRTRITPDLLQRVQNHNGMSLQRVEWRGSPYLAVGTPVTLDATDPGTPEAPSGLEVFAVTSLQAELDATTGVADAVRDGILPVVLLAAVLGLLAAGTVLRPVRELGRATRRHAAGDYTSRVRVRGRDELADLARDFNKAASALEASIDELRAQDERAKRFVADVSHELRTPLAAMTMVATVLDEDASSLPPDTAHAARTVSAETARLARLVDDLMEMSRFDSGAARLNLAGTDLAEAVRATLALRNWTDRVETVLPPGITARIDRRRVDVIVANLVGNALRHGAPPVTVTLSAGPAGDTVTVEVTDRGPGLPPEALDHVFDRFYKADAARTRSEGSGLGTAIALENARLHGGTVEAANRPGGGAVFTLRLPRRPAPEETP
- a CDS encoding response regulator transcription factor; its protein translation is MPHVLLIEDDVSVRDGMELVLRRHGYDVSTAATGEAALALLADPAGPAAELAVLDLMLPGMDGFEVCRRLRAGGSTLPVIMLTARGDDSDIVHGLEAGADDYVVKPVTAAVLEARIRAALRRAEPSRSAQGEDHAGLGIDRAGLTVVKRGTAIALPPTELRLLLELSASPGRVFSREQLLESVWDHDFLGDSRLVDAAVGRLRAKIEDLPARPRYIQTVRGFGYRFGPV